Proteins from one Mixophyes fleayi isolate aMixFle1 chromosome 9, aMixFle1.hap1, whole genome shotgun sequence genomic window:
- the LOC142101424 gene encoding carbohydrate sulfotransferase 4-like translates to MSLRLMLVFLVLFMSLMLFYFSQSFSNKSPSYSFSPSASLKPNSVHVLVVSSWRSGSSFLGQIFNHHSDVFYLFEPGLPTWMKFKKESAELLHYPVRDVLRSLFTCDVSPLWQYLPNGGKNIGDLRFFAESRALCTLPACPSFIPSEGYDRSNCYHRCRNTPFDKMAEICGTYSHVVMKTVRILDLSVLLPLFRDPALDLRILHLVRDPRAVALSRRSFPLDIEDKIVLKNEGNYKKDNISISRVMGKICKSQVAINKVARTAQALHGRYMAIRHEDLTINPIQSLKQIYNFAGLRLTMDLKQWIYNVTHEEFKGENGFMAFSKVSSNVIQRWRTALDFDSVKDIQQGCNEAMDLFGYLPMRSMNEQKNMTVKVIKDEWYQRDNQVIRFKRDCA, encoded by the coding sequence ATGTCCCTACGCCTGATGTTAGTATTCTTAGTACTTTTCATGTCTTTAATGCTTTTCTATTTTTCTCAGTCTTTCTCCAACAAATCTCCCTCATACTCCTTCTCCCCTTCTGCCTCTCTGAAACCAAACTCTGTCCATGTCCTTGTTGTCTCTTCTTGGAGATCTGGCTCTTCTTTCCTTGGGCAGATTTTTAACCACCACAGTGACGTCTTTTACCTCTTTGAGCCTGGACTTCCCACCTGGATGAAGTTTAAAAAAGAGAGTGCAGAGCTACTACATTATCCTGTGAGAGATGTCCTACGCTCTCTCTTCACCTGTGATGTGTCACCCCTCTGGCAGTATCTTCCTAACGGTGGAAAGAACATTGGTGATCTCCGTTTCTTTGCAGAAAGTCGAGCACTCTGTACCCTTCCAGCTTGCCCATCCTTTATCCCTTCTGAAGGCTATGATCGCAGCAACTGTTACCATCGTTGTAGAAACACTCCCTTTGATAAAATGGCAGAGATTTGTGGAACGTACAGTCATGTGGTCATGAAAACCGTCCGAATCCTGGATCTTTCTGTCCTTCTTCCCCTTTTTCGAGACCCTGCCCTTGATCTGCGGATTCTTCATCTCGTGAGGGACCCTCGAGCTGTTGCCTTATCAAGGAGATCCTTTCCTCTCGATATTGAGGATAAGATTGTTCTTAAGAATGAAGGAAATTATAAGAAAGATAACATCTCAATAAGTAGGGTTATGGGAAAGATTTGCAAATCCCAGGTGGCCATTAATAAAGTGGCCAGAACAGCTCAGGCCCTGCATGGACGCTATATGGCTATACGTCACGAGGACTTGACGATCAATCCAATTCAAAGTCTAAAACAAATTTACAACTTTGCTGGGCTTCGTCTAACTATGGATCTGAAACAATGGATTTACAATGTTACCCATGAGGAGTTTAAAGGGGAAAATGGTTTCATGGCCTTCTCAAAAGTGTCTTCAAATGTTATCCAAAGGTGGAGAACTGCTCTGGATTTCGACTCAGTTAAGGATATTCAACAGGGCTGCAATGAGGCCATGGATTTGTTTGGTTATTTGCCAATGAGATCCATGAATGAGCAGAAAAATATGACTGTTAAAGTGATAAAGGATGAATGGTACCAAAGAGACAATCAAGTGATCCGGTTTAAAAGAGATTGTGCATGA